From the genome of Denticeps clupeoides chromosome 4, fDenClu1.1, whole genome shotgun sequence, one region includes:
- the uba6 gene encoding ubiquitin-like modifier-activating enzyme 6 isoform X4: MDPGAHFQQSDTLSMAADSMEIDDSLYSRQRYVLGDSAMQQMAQSSVFISGLGGLGVEITKNIVLAGIKALTLHDSKVCEVGDLGTNFFIREEDVYAKRRRVEAVYPRVAELNPYVKVGVSTCPLDENADLSFLRGYQCVVLTEAHLSLQKRVNGFCHSQNPPVRFIGCELLGICARVFCDFGEKFEVSDPTGEESKELFIQNITQANPGVVTCMDARSHGLQTGQSVIFREINGMHTLNNTQHQVTVLSPHSFSIGSTSTLPPYAHGGTFRLVKTPQTYKFETMEKQLADPQILTPDFSKPDAPLQIHATMLALDSFQEQHSRLPNIGCTQDTEVLLGLTEEVNATLKNKVCVNQDLVQCLSRCARGCLPPLAAAVGGFASQEVLKALTGKFTPLQQWLYLDAIEVVQPLRSLPVEEFMPRCDRYDALRVCIGESLCQELHKLRIFMVGCGAIGCEMLKNFALLGVGLGKCSGEVCTTDPDLIEKSNLNRQFLFRPHHIQQPKSTTAALAALEINPSLQMDAHLNKKALLDSGTMGTKGHTEIIVPNLTESYNSHRDPPEEEIPFCTLKSFPAVVEHTIQWARDKFESSFSHKPSMFSMFWQNYHSAEHVLQRMKLGENLDGSFQVVKLLSRRPLNWDQCVSLARLKFEKYFRRKALQLLHSFPLDTRLKDGTLFWQSPKRPPSPIEFDLSDPLHFSFILSAARLYAEVHNIPYTQKDLSFEAVSAALSAVKVPEYLPAEKRIETDETVKKPDQLKLTVSSEEERVAITQLEDMINTHSVTTGNLQTHKPVYRQMMPLTHVSPFVERLHMTPLIFEKDNDSNGHVDFVTAASALRACMYAIDPADRLTTKRIAGKIIPAIATTTAAVAGLVAVELIKVAAGCRFEAFKNCFFNLAIPVMVLTETAPVKRTRIRENISFSIWDRWTIHGHDDFTLSDFISAVREKYEVEPTMVVHGVKMLYVPVMPGHSKRLKFTMLKLVKPSTERRYVDLTVSFAPEEDGDEDLPGPPVRYYFSPAP, encoded by the exons ATGGACCCTGGCGCACACTTTCAG CAGTCGGACACCCTCAGTATGGCAGCTGACTCGATGGAGATCGACGACTCGCTGTACAG TCGCCAGCGGTATGTGCTCGGGGACAGTGCCATGCAGCAGATGGCCCAGTCCTCGGTGTTCATCAGTGGACTGGGAGGACTGGGAGTGGAGATCA CGAAGAACATAGTGCTGGCTGGAATTAAG GCCCTGACGCTGCATGACTCAAAAGTGTGTGAGGTGGGAGACCTGGGAACAAACTTCTTCATACGAGAGGAAGATGTTTACGCCAAGAGGCGCAG GGTGGAGGCGGTTTATCCCCGGGTAGCGGAGCTGAATCCGTATGTGAAGGTGGGCGTGTCTACCTGCCCTCTGGACGAGAACGCCGACCTGAGTTTTCTCAGAGGATATCAG TGTGTGGTGCTCACAGAGGCTCATCTCAGCCTTCAGAAGAGGGTGAATGGTTTTTGCCATTCCCAGAATCCACCGGTCAGA TTTATTGGCTGTGAACTGCTGGGTATTTGTGCACGAGTCTTTTGCGACTTTGGGGAGAAGTTTGAGGTTTCTGACCCCACGGGGGAGGAGTCCAAGGAATTGTTCATACAGAACATCACTCAG GCCAATCCAGGAGTTGTGACCTGTATGGATGCACGGAGCCATGGGCTTCAGACAGGACAGAGTGTAATCTTCAGGGAGATAAATGGGATGCACACTCTTAACAACACACAGCACCAGGTCACAG tcctTTCTCCTCACAGCTTTTCAATAGGAAGCACATCAACCTTACCGCCCTATGCACATGGAGGCACATTTCGCCTGGTCAAAACCCCACAGACTTACAAATTT GAGACAATGGAAAAACAATTGGCGGACCCACAGATTTTGACTCCCGACTTCAGCAAGCCAGAT GCACCACTGCAAATCCACGCTACCATGCTGGCTCTGGATTCTTTCCaggagcagcacagcagacTGCCTAACATTGG GTGTACACAGGACACTGAGGTTCTGCTCGGTCTGACAGAGGAGGTCAATGCAACTTTGAAAAACAAG GTTTGCGTGAACCAGGACTTGGTGCAGTGTTTGTCTCGGTGTGCCAGGGGCTGTCTGCCACCcctggctgctgctgttggcGGCTTTGCCAGTCAGGAGGTCCTGAAGGCCCTCACTGGCAAATTTACACCCCTTCAGCAATGG CTCTACCTGGATGCCATTGAGGTGGTGCAACCACTGCGGTCTCTGCCAGTTGAGGAATTTATGCCCAG GTGTGACAGGTATGATGCGTTGAGGGTATGCATTGGAGAGTCTCTCTGCCAGGAGCTTCACAAGCTCAGAATATTCATG GTTGGCTGTGGTGCCATTGGATGTGAGATGTTGAAGAACTTTGCACTTCTGGGTGTTGGTCTGGGCAAATGTTCAGGCGAG GTCTGTACAACCGACCCTGATCTGATCGAAAAGTCAAACCTCAACAGGCAGTTCCTGTTCAGACCACATCACATCCAGCAGCCCAAAAGCACCACTGCTGCCTTGGCAGCACTGGAAATAAACCCTTCTCTCCAAATGGACGCTCACTTAAATAAG AAAGCTCTTCTGGACTCTGGTACCATGGGAACAAAAGGACACACAGAAATTATAGTCCCAAACCTGACTGAATCGTACAACAGCCAC AGGGACCCTCCTGAAGAGGAGATTCCATTCTGCACACTCAAGTCCTTTCCTGCTGTAGTAGAGCACACCATCCAGTGGGCCAGAGACAAG TTTGAGAGCTCCTTCTCCCATAAACCATCCATGTTCAGCATGTTCTGGCAAAACTACCACTCAGCTGAGCATGTGCTTCAG agaatGAAGTTGGGCGAGAATTTGGACGGCTCCTTTCAGGTGGTGAAGTTGTTGAGTCGTCGACCCCTGAACTGGGATCAGTGTGTGTCACTGGCACGTCTCAAATTTGAAAAGTACTTCAGGAGGAAG GCACTGCAGCTTCTTCACTCCTTTCCCCTGGACACACGACTAAAGGATGGAA CTTTGTTCTGGCAGTCTCCGAAGCGTCCTCCCTCTCCCATAGAGTTTGACCTCAGTGATCCACT GCATTTCAGCTTTATTCTGAGTGCTGCACGACTCTATGCTGAAGTCCACAACATCCCATACACACAGAAG gatttGTCATTTGAGGCAGTGTCAGCTGCTCTGAGTGCAGTGAAAGTACCAGAATACTTGCCTGCAGAGAAG CGCATTGAAACAGATGAGACGGTGAAAAAGCCAGACCAGCTAAAACTGACAGTTAGTAGTGAGGAGGAGAGAGTGGCCATAACACAATTAGAGGATATgatcaacacacacagtgtcactaCAGGTAACCTGCAGACGCACAAACCAGTTTACAGACAGATGATGCCACTGACTCACGTGTCTCCTTTTGTAGAACGTTTGCATATGACGCCACTCATCTTTGAGAAGGACAATGACTCCAATGGCCATGTGGACTTTGTTACGGCTGCATCCGCCCTCAGAGCTTGCATGTATGCCATTGACCCTGCTGACCGGCTCACCACCAAACGAATCGCTGGAAAGATCATCCCTGCCATTGCTACAACAACTGCAGCCGTCGCTGGCCTG gTGGCTGTCGAGCTGATTAAGGTGGCTGCTGGTTGCAGATTTGAAGcatttaaaaactgtttcttCAATCTGGCCATACCAGTCATGGTGCTTACTGAAACAGCCCCAGTCAAGAGAACGCGCATCAG AGAAAACATCTCTTTCTCAATCTGGGATCGCTGGACCATTCATGGTCATGACGACTTCACTCTCAGCGATTTcatcagtgctgtcagg GAAAAGTATGAAGTGGAGCCCACTATGGTGGTGCATGGAGTAAAGATGCTGTATGTGCCTGTGATGCCCGGTCACAGCAAGAGACTCAAGTTCAC GATGCTGAAGTTGGTGAAGCCGTCGACAGAAAGGCGATATGTTGACCTTACTGTGTCCTTTGCTCCTGAAGAAGATGGTGATGAGGATCTGCCCGGTCCACCTGTACGCTACTACTTCAGCCCCGCCCCCTGA
- the uba6 gene encoding ubiquitin-like modifier-activating enzyme 6 isoform X3 — protein MDPGAHFQQSDTLSMAADSMEIDDSLYSRQRYVLGDSAMQQMAQSSVFISGLGGLGVEITKNIVLAGIKALTLHDSKVCEVGDLGTNFFIREEDVYAKRRRVEAVYPRVAELNPYVKVGVSTCPLDENADLSFLRGYQCVVLTEAHLSLQKRVNGFCHSQNPPVRFIGCELLGICARVFCDFGEKFEVSDPTGEESKELFIQNITQANPGVVTCMDARSHGLQTGQSVIFREINGMHTLNNTQHQVTVLSPHSFSIGSTSTLPPYAHGGTFRLVKTPQTYKFETMEKQLADPQILTPDFSKPDAPLQIHATMLALDSFQEQHSRLPNIGCTQDTEVLLGLTEEVNATLKNKVCVNQDLVQCLSRCARGCLPPLAAAVGGFASQEVLKALTGKFTPLQQWLYLDAIEVVQPLRSLPVEEFMPRCDRYDALRVCIGESLCQELHKLRIFMVGCGAIGCEMLKNFALLGVGLGKCSGEVCTTDPDLIEKSNLNRQFLFRPHHIQQPKSTTAALAALEINPSLQMDAHLNKVCPATEEIYNDAFFSRMHLVITALDNVEARRYVDSRCVSNQKALLDSGTMGTKGHTEIIVPNLTESYNSHRDPPEEEIPFCTLKSFPAVVEHTIQWARDKFESSFSHKPSMFSMFWQNYHSAEHVLQRMKLGENLDGSFQVVKLLSRRPLNWDQCVSLARLKFEKYFRRKALQLLHSFPLDTRLKDGTLFWQSPKRPPSPIEFDLSDPLHFSFILSAARLYAEVHNIPYTQKDLSFEAVSAALSAVKVPEYLPAEKRIETDETVKKPDQLKLTVSSEEERVAITQLEDMINTHSVTTERLHMTPLIFEKDNDSNGHVDFVTAASALRACMYAIDPADRLTTKRIAGKIIPAIATTTAAVAGLVAVELIKVAAGCRFEAFKNCFFNLAIPVMVLTETAPVKRTRIRENISFSIWDRWTIHGHDDFTLSDFISAVREKYEVEPTMVVHGVKMLYVPVMPGHSKRLKFTMLKLVKPSTERRYVDLTVSFAPEEDGDEDLPGPPVRYYFSPAP, from the exons ATGGACCCTGGCGCACACTTTCAG CAGTCGGACACCCTCAGTATGGCAGCTGACTCGATGGAGATCGACGACTCGCTGTACAG TCGCCAGCGGTATGTGCTCGGGGACAGTGCCATGCAGCAGATGGCCCAGTCCTCGGTGTTCATCAGTGGACTGGGAGGACTGGGAGTGGAGATCA CGAAGAACATAGTGCTGGCTGGAATTAAG GCCCTGACGCTGCATGACTCAAAAGTGTGTGAGGTGGGAGACCTGGGAACAAACTTCTTCATACGAGAGGAAGATGTTTACGCCAAGAGGCGCAG GGTGGAGGCGGTTTATCCCCGGGTAGCGGAGCTGAATCCGTATGTGAAGGTGGGCGTGTCTACCTGCCCTCTGGACGAGAACGCCGACCTGAGTTTTCTCAGAGGATATCAG TGTGTGGTGCTCACAGAGGCTCATCTCAGCCTTCAGAAGAGGGTGAATGGTTTTTGCCATTCCCAGAATCCACCGGTCAGA TTTATTGGCTGTGAACTGCTGGGTATTTGTGCACGAGTCTTTTGCGACTTTGGGGAGAAGTTTGAGGTTTCTGACCCCACGGGGGAGGAGTCCAAGGAATTGTTCATACAGAACATCACTCAG GCCAATCCAGGAGTTGTGACCTGTATGGATGCACGGAGCCATGGGCTTCAGACAGGACAGAGTGTAATCTTCAGGGAGATAAATGGGATGCACACTCTTAACAACACACAGCACCAGGTCACAG tcctTTCTCCTCACAGCTTTTCAATAGGAAGCACATCAACCTTACCGCCCTATGCACATGGAGGCACATTTCGCCTGGTCAAAACCCCACAGACTTACAAATTT GAGACAATGGAAAAACAATTGGCGGACCCACAGATTTTGACTCCCGACTTCAGCAAGCCAGAT GCACCACTGCAAATCCACGCTACCATGCTGGCTCTGGATTCTTTCCaggagcagcacagcagacTGCCTAACATTGG GTGTACACAGGACACTGAGGTTCTGCTCGGTCTGACAGAGGAGGTCAATGCAACTTTGAAAAACAAG GTTTGCGTGAACCAGGACTTGGTGCAGTGTTTGTCTCGGTGTGCCAGGGGCTGTCTGCCACCcctggctgctgctgttggcGGCTTTGCCAGTCAGGAGGTCCTGAAGGCCCTCACTGGCAAATTTACACCCCTTCAGCAATGG CTCTACCTGGATGCCATTGAGGTGGTGCAACCACTGCGGTCTCTGCCAGTTGAGGAATTTATGCCCAG GTGTGACAGGTATGATGCGTTGAGGGTATGCATTGGAGAGTCTCTCTGCCAGGAGCTTCACAAGCTCAGAATATTCATG GTTGGCTGTGGTGCCATTGGATGTGAGATGTTGAAGAACTTTGCACTTCTGGGTGTTGGTCTGGGCAAATGTTCAGGCGAG GTCTGTACAACCGACCCTGATCTGATCGAAAAGTCAAACCTCAACAGGCAGTTCCTGTTCAGACCACATCACATCCAGCAGCCCAAAAGCACCACTGCTGCCTTGGCAGCACTGGAAATAAACCCTTCTCTCCAAATGGACGCTCACTTAAATAAGGTGTGTCCTGCCACTGAAGAGATCTACAATGACGCCTTCTTCTCCAGAATGCACCTTGTTATCACAGCTTTGGACAATGTTGAAGCTAGGCGATATGTAGACAG CCGTTGTGTGTCCAATCAGAAAGCTCTTCTGGACTCTGGTACCATGGGAACAAAAGGACACACAGAAATTATAGTCCCAAACCTGACTGAATCGTACAACAGCCAC AGGGACCCTCCTGAAGAGGAGATTCCATTCTGCACACTCAAGTCCTTTCCTGCTGTAGTAGAGCACACCATCCAGTGGGCCAGAGACAAG TTTGAGAGCTCCTTCTCCCATAAACCATCCATGTTCAGCATGTTCTGGCAAAACTACCACTCAGCTGAGCATGTGCTTCAG agaatGAAGTTGGGCGAGAATTTGGACGGCTCCTTTCAGGTGGTGAAGTTGTTGAGTCGTCGACCCCTGAACTGGGATCAGTGTGTGTCACTGGCACGTCTCAAATTTGAAAAGTACTTCAGGAGGAAG GCACTGCAGCTTCTTCACTCCTTTCCCCTGGACACACGACTAAAGGATGGAA CTTTGTTCTGGCAGTCTCCGAAGCGTCCTCCCTCTCCCATAGAGTTTGACCTCAGTGATCCACT GCATTTCAGCTTTATTCTGAGTGCTGCACGACTCTATGCTGAAGTCCACAACATCCCATACACACAGAAG gatttGTCATTTGAGGCAGTGTCAGCTGCTCTGAGTGCAGTGAAAGTACCAGAATACTTGCCTGCAGAGAAG CGCATTGAAACAGATGAGACGGTGAAAAAGCCAGACCAGCTAAAACTGACAGTTAGTAGTGAGGAGGAGAGAGTGGCCATAACACAATTAGAGGATATgatcaacacacacagtgtcactaCAG AACGTTTGCATATGACGCCACTCATCTTTGAGAAGGACAATGACTCCAATGGCCATGTGGACTTTGTTACGGCTGCATCCGCCCTCAGAGCTTGCATGTATGCCATTGACCCTGCTGACCGGCTCACCACCAAACGAATCGCTGGAAAGATCATCCCTGCCATTGCTACAACAACTGCAGCCGTCGCTGGCCTG gTGGCTGTCGAGCTGATTAAGGTGGCTGCTGGTTGCAGATTTGAAGcatttaaaaactgtttcttCAATCTGGCCATACCAGTCATGGTGCTTACTGAAACAGCCCCAGTCAAGAGAACGCGCATCAG AGAAAACATCTCTTTCTCAATCTGGGATCGCTGGACCATTCATGGTCATGACGACTTCACTCTCAGCGATTTcatcagtgctgtcagg GAAAAGTATGAAGTGGAGCCCACTATGGTGGTGCATGGAGTAAAGATGCTGTATGTGCCTGTGATGCCCGGTCACAGCAAGAGACTCAAGTTCAC GATGCTGAAGTTGGTGAAGCCGTCGACAGAAAGGCGATATGTTGACCTTACTGTGTCCTTTGCTCCTGAAGAAGATGGTGATGAGGATCTGCCCGGTCCACCTGTACGCTACTACTTCAGCCCCGCCCCCTGA
- the uba6 gene encoding ubiquitin-like modifier-activating enzyme 6 isoform X2: MDPGAHFQSDTLSMAADSMEIDDSLYSRQRYVLGDSAMQQMAQSSVFISGLGGLGVEITKNIVLAGIKALTLHDSKVCEVGDLGTNFFIREEDVYAKRRRVEAVYPRVAELNPYVKVGVSTCPLDENADLSFLRGYQCVVLTEAHLSLQKRVNGFCHSQNPPVRFIGCELLGICARVFCDFGEKFEVSDPTGEESKELFIQNITQANPGVVTCMDARSHGLQTGQSVIFREINGMHTLNNTQHQVTVLSPHSFSIGSTSTLPPYAHGGTFRLVKTPQTYKFETMEKQLADPQILTPDFSKPDAPLQIHATMLALDSFQEQHSRLPNIGCTQDTEVLLGLTEEVNATLKNKVCVNQDLVQCLSRCARGCLPPLAAAVGGFASQEVLKALTGKFTPLQQWLYLDAIEVVQPLRSLPVEEFMPRCDRYDALRVCIGESLCQELHKLRIFMVGCGAIGCEMLKNFALLGVGLGKCSGEVCTTDPDLIEKSNLNRQFLFRPHHIQQPKSTTAALAALEINPSLQMDAHLNKVCPATEEIYNDAFFSRMHLVITALDNVEARRYVDSRCVSNQKALLDSGTMGTKGHTEIIVPNLTESYNSHRDPPEEEIPFCTLKSFPAVVEHTIQWARDKFESSFSHKPSMFSMFWQNYHSAEHVLQRMKLGENLDGSFQVVKLLSRRPLNWDQCVSLARLKFEKYFRRKALQLLHSFPLDTRLKDGTLFWQSPKRPPSPIEFDLSDPLHFSFILSAARLYAEVHNIPYTQKDLSFEAVSAALSAVKVPEYLPAEKRIETDETVKKPDQLKLTVSSEEERVAITQLEDMINTHSVTTGNLQTHKPVYRQMMPLTHVSPFVERLHMTPLIFEKDNDSNGHVDFVTAASALRACMYAIDPADRLTTKRIAGKIIPAIATTTAAVAGLVAVELIKVAAGCRFEAFKNCFFNLAIPVMVLTETAPVKRTRIRENISFSIWDRWTIHGHDDFTLSDFISAVREKYEVEPTMVVHGVKMLYVPVMPGHSKRLKFTMLKLVKPSTERRYVDLTVSFAPEEDGDEDLPGPPVRYYFSPAP; encoded by the exons ATGGACCCTGGCGCACACTTTCAG TCGGACACCCTCAGTATGGCAGCTGACTCGATGGAGATCGACGACTCGCTGTACAG TCGCCAGCGGTATGTGCTCGGGGACAGTGCCATGCAGCAGATGGCCCAGTCCTCGGTGTTCATCAGTGGACTGGGAGGACTGGGAGTGGAGATCA CGAAGAACATAGTGCTGGCTGGAATTAAG GCCCTGACGCTGCATGACTCAAAAGTGTGTGAGGTGGGAGACCTGGGAACAAACTTCTTCATACGAGAGGAAGATGTTTACGCCAAGAGGCGCAG GGTGGAGGCGGTTTATCCCCGGGTAGCGGAGCTGAATCCGTATGTGAAGGTGGGCGTGTCTACCTGCCCTCTGGACGAGAACGCCGACCTGAGTTTTCTCAGAGGATATCAG TGTGTGGTGCTCACAGAGGCTCATCTCAGCCTTCAGAAGAGGGTGAATGGTTTTTGCCATTCCCAGAATCCACCGGTCAGA TTTATTGGCTGTGAACTGCTGGGTATTTGTGCACGAGTCTTTTGCGACTTTGGGGAGAAGTTTGAGGTTTCTGACCCCACGGGGGAGGAGTCCAAGGAATTGTTCATACAGAACATCACTCAG GCCAATCCAGGAGTTGTGACCTGTATGGATGCACGGAGCCATGGGCTTCAGACAGGACAGAGTGTAATCTTCAGGGAGATAAATGGGATGCACACTCTTAACAACACACAGCACCAGGTCACAG tcctTTCTCCTCACAGCTTTTCAATAGGAAGCACATCAACCTTACCGCCCTATGCACATGGAGGCACATTTCGCCTGGTCAAAACCCCACAGACTTACAAATTT GAGACAATGGAAAAACAATTGGCGGACCCACAGATTTTGACTCCCGACTTCAGCAAGCCAGAT GCACCACTGCAAATCCACGCTACCATGCTGGCTCTGGATTCTTTCCaggagcagcacagcagacTGCCTAACATTGG GTGTACACAGGACACTGAGGTTCTGCTCGGTCTGACAGAGGAGGTCAATGCAACTTTGAAAAACAAG GTTTGCGTGAACCAGGACTTGGTGCAGTGTTTGTCTCGGTGTGCCAGGGGCTGTCTGCCACCcctggctgctgctgttggcGGCTTTGCCAGTCAGGAGGTCCTGAAGGCCCTCACTGGCAAATTTACACCCCTTCAGCAATGG CTCTACCTGGATGCCATTGAGGTGGTGCAACCACTGCGGTCTCTGCCAGTTGAGGAATTTATGCCCAG GTGTGACAGGTATGATGCGTTGAGGGTATGCATTGGAGAGTCTCTCTGCCAGGAGCTTCACAAGCTCAGAATATTCATG GTTGGCTGTGGTGCCATTGGATGTGAGATGTTGAAGAACTTTGCACTTCTGGGTGTTGGTCTGGGCAAATGTTCAGGCGAG GTCTGTACAACCGACCCTGATCTGATCGAAAAGTCAAACCTCAACAGGCAGTTCCTGTTCAGACCACATCACATCCAGCAGCCCAAAAGCACCACTGCTGCCTTGGCAGCACTGGAAATAAACCCTTCTCTCCAAATGGACGCTCACTTAAATAAGGTGTGTCCTGCCACTGAAGAGATCTACAATGACGCCTTCTTCTCCAGAATGCACCTTGTTATCACAGCTTTGGACAATGTTGAAGCTAGGCGATATGTAGACAG CCGTTGTGTGTCCAATCAGAAAGCTCTTCTGGACTCTGGTACCATGGGAACAAAAGGACACACAGAAATTATAGTCCCAAACCTGACTGAATCGTACAACAGCCAC AGGGACCCTCCTGAAGAGGAGATTCCATTCTGCACACTCAAGTCCTTTCCTGCTGTAGTAGAGCACACCATCCAGTGGGCCAGAGACAAG TTTGAGAGCTCCTTCTCCCATAAACCATCCATGTTCAGCATGTTCTGGCAAAACTACCACTCAGCTGAGCATGTGCTTCAG agaatGAAGTTGGGCGAGAATTTGGACGGCTCCTTTCAGGTGGTGAAGTTGTTGAGTCGTCGACCCCTGAACTGGGATCAGTGTGTGTCACTGGCACGTCTCAAATTTGAAAAGTACTTCAGGAGGAAG GCACTGCAGCTTCTTCACTCCTTTCCCCTGGACACACGACTAAAGGATGGAA CTTTGTTCTGGCAGTCTCCGAAGCGTCCTCCCTCTCCCATAGAGTTTGACCTCAGTGATCCACT GCATTTCAGCTTTATTCTGAGTGCTGCACGACTCTATGCTGAAGTCCACAACATCCCATACACACAGAAG gatttGTCATTTGAGGCAGTGTCAGCTGCTCTGAGTGCAGTGAAAGTACCAGAATACTTGCCTGCAGAGAAG CGCATTGAAACAGATGAGACGGTGAAAAAGCCAGACCAGCTAAAACTGACAGTTAGTAGTGAGGAGGAGAGAGTGGCCATAACACAATTAGAGGATATgatcaacacacacagtgtcactaCAGGTAACCTGCAGACGCACAAACCAGTTTACAGACAGATGATGCCACTGACTCACGTGTCTCCTTTTGTAGAACGTTTGCATATGACGCCACTCATCTTTGAGAAGGACAATGACTCCAATGGCCATGTGGACTTTGTTACGGCTGCATCCGCCCTCAGAGCTTGCATGTATGCCATTGACCCTGCTGACCGGCTCACCACCAAACGAATCGCTGGAAAGATCATCCCTGCCATTGCTACAACAACTGCAGCCGTCGCTGGCCTG gTGGCTGTCGAGCTGATTAAGGTGGCTGCTGGTTGCAGATTTGAAGcatttaaaaactgtttcttCAATCTGGCCATACCAGTCATGGTGCTTACTGAAACAGCCCCAGTCAAGAGAACGCGCATCAG AGAAAACATCTCTTTCTCAATCTGGGATCGCTGGACCATTCATGGTCATGACGACTTCACTCTCAGCGATTTcatcagtgctgtcagg GAAAAGTATGAAGTGGAGCCCACTATGGTGGTGCATGGAGTAAAGATGCTGTATGTGCCTGTGATGCCCGGTCACAGCAAGAGACTCAAGTTCAC GATGCTGAAGTTGGTGAAGCCGTCGACAGAAAGGCGATATGTTGACCTTACTGTGTCCTTTGCTCCTGAAGAAGATGGTGATGAGGATCTGCCCGGTCCACCTGTACGCTACTACTTCAGCCCCGCCCCCTGA